The following coding sequences are from one Mastomys coucha isolate ucsf_1 unplaced genomic scaffold, UCSF_Mcou_1 pScaffold9, whole genome shotgun sequence window:
- the Anxa11 gene encoding annexin A11, protein MSYPGYPPPAGGYPPGVPGGGPWGGAGYPPPSMPPIGLDNVANYAGQFNQDYLSGMAANMSGTFGGANVPNLYPGAPGGGYPPVPPGGFGQPPPAQQPVPPYGMYPPPGGNPPPGMPSYPAYPGAPVPGQPMPPPGQQPPGAYPGQPPMTYPGQSPMPPPGQQPVPSYPGYSGSSTITPAVPPAQFGNRGTITDASGFDPLRDAEVLRKAMKGFGTDEQAIIDCLGSRSNKQRQQILLSFKTAYGKDLIKDLKSELSGNFEKTILALMKTPVLFDVYEIKEAIKGAGTDEACLIEIFASRSNEHIRELNRAYKTEFKKTLEEAIRSDTSGHFQRLLISLSQGNRDESTNVDMTLVQRDVQELYAAGENRLGTDESKFNAILCSRSRAHLVAVFNEYQRMMGRDIEKSICREMSGDLEQGMLAVVKCLKNTPAFFAERLNKAMRGAGTKDRTLIRIMVSRSELDLLDIRAEYKRMYGKSLYHDITGDTSGDYRKILLKICGGND, encoded by the exons ATGAGCTACCCAGGCTACCCTCCACCTGCTGGTGGCTACCCTCCAGGTGTACCAG GTGGCGGTCCCTGGGGAGGTGCTGGCTACCCTCCTCCCAGCATGCCCCCTATCGGGCTGGACAACGTGGCCAACTATGCAGGGCAGTTCAACCAGGACTACCTCTCAGGCATG GCAGCCAACATGTCTGGGACATTTGGAGGAGCCAACGTGCCAAATCTGTATCCTGGGGCTCCTGGGGGTGGCTATCCTCCAGTGCCCCCTGGTGGCTTTGGGCAGCCACCTCCTGCCCAGCAGCCTGTCCCTCCTTATGGAATGTATCCACCCCCAGGAGGAAACCCACCTCCTGGGATGCCCTCATATCCAGCATACCCAGGGGCCCCTGTGCCAGGCCAGCCTATGCCACCCCCTGGACAGCAGCCCCCAGGGGCTTATCCTGGACAGCCTCCAATGACCTATCCTGGGCAGTCACCAATGCCACCCCCTGGGCAGCAGCCAGTGCCAAGTTACCCAGGATACTCAGGATCCAGTACCATCACCCCTGCTGTTCCTCCAGCCCAG TTTGGAAACCGAGGCACCATCACTGATGCTTCTGGATTTGACCCCTTACGAGATGCTGAGGTCCTGCGGAAGGCTATGAAGGGCTTTG gaACGGATGAACAAGCCATCATCGACTGCCTAGGGAGCCGGTCCAACAAGCAGCGGCAGCAGATCCTCCTGTCCTTCAAGACGGCCTATGGCAAG GATTTGATCAAAGACCTAAAATCAGAACTGTCGGGAAACTTTGAGAAGACTATCCTGGCCCTGATGAAGACTCCTGTCCTGTTTGATGTCTACGAGATAAAGGAAGCTATCAAG GGGGCTGGTACTGATGAGGCCTGCCTGATTGAGATCTTCGCTTCCCGAAGTAACGAACACATCCGGGAGCTGAACAGGGCCTACAAAACAG AGTTCAAAAAGACTCTGGAGGAGGCCATAAGAAGTGACACATCAGGACACTTCCAGCggctcctcatctctctctctcag GGGAACCGTGATGAGAGCACAAATGTGGACATGACCCTTGTCCAGAGAGATGTCCAG GAGCTGTATGCAGCTGGGGAGAACCGCCTGGGCACAGATGAGTCCAAGTTCAACGCCATCCTGTGCTCCCGGAGCCGGGCCCACCTGGTGGCAG TTTTCAACGAGTATCAGAGGATGATGGGCCGAGACATTGAGAAGAGCATCTGCCGGGAGATGTCTGGGGACCTGGAGCAGGGCATGCTGGCTGTGG TGAAATGCCTCAAGAACACCCCTGCCTTCTTTGCTGAAAGGCTCAACAAGGCTATGAGG GGAGCAGGAACAAAGGACCGAACCCTGATTCGCATCATGGTGTCTCGCAGCGAGCTTGACCTGCTGGATATCCGAGCGGAGTATAAGCGGATGTACGGCAAGTCACTGTATCACGATATCACG GGAGACACTTCTGGGGACTATCGAAAGATTCTACTGAAGATCTGCGGTGGCAACGACTGA